A window of Chryseobacterium scophthalmum genomic DNA:
AAAATAGCTTTACTTTTACCACGATCTGTTATCTATCCTTCAATGTCTTTTGATATGATGGATGGCTTTAAGCAAGCCTTGAAAAATATCGGCTTGGATGGTCATCACGAAATCGTATCGGCAGGAATAGGGGTTGCAGCAAAACATGAAGAAATTTATGAACGTTGTGAGCAATTCCTTTTAGAAGGTGCAGATATTATTATTGGATATATCAATCCTATTTCAGCGGAGTTTGTTCACTCACTTTTCGAATCTTCAGGCAAAACATTAATTGTTTTAGACAGTGGATATCATTTTCCTGCTTTTCAGGGAAGGCTTTCCAATGCATATTTTATATCTCTTCAGGGAGGTTTGTGTACGAGAGTTATCACTCATAAAGCAATTGAAGAAGGGCATAAGAATTTTGCGTTTACATGTTCTTTTTACGATGCGGGTTATCGCCCGTCTTATATCTATCCGGCTGCAGTTGAAGAGAAAGGCGGTGCAATAGGTTTTAATCACGTTACATCTTTGCGCCGTGAAGATTTTACTCTGGCCCCACTTACCGAATATCTTGAGCAGCAAAAAGAAACTGCAGTTCTTGCAACATTTTGTGGCGATATGGCAGACGATTTTTTCAGAGCAGGAAATGATCTTGTGAATAATCATTCGGTATACGGAACAGGTTTCACATCTGATGAGGCTTGGCTTTCAAAAATGTCTTATCCGGGAAGTGATTGGAGCTCTGCAGTAGCTTGGTCTAAAACTTTAATGACTCCCGAAAATGAAACTTTTGTAAATATAATGAACGGTATTAAAGAAGGTAAAGCCAACCTTTTCTCCTTATTGGGATGGGAAGCTGCTCTTTTTATCGCATTTGAAAACGAAAATTTCGATGGCATTACAATCAATTCGCCACGCGGAAAGGTTTATATGAATCCAGAAAACAGATTTACCGAAGCTCCGGTTTATTATGCAACCGTTTCAAAAGATGAAACTACGGGAAGCTGCCTTCTGAAAGACGTTGAGGTCGCCTCGGTAACAGAATCTGAACGTGAAAGTTTAAATAATAATATTAAATACATTCAAAGTATTGAAGCTAATTCTTGGCTCAATGCTTATGCATGTTTAGAATCATAATGACAGCATCCAAAATAGTAGTTTTATGCAATAATCGTATGGCGATTCCGGCTTTGCAGGCTTTAGCTTCGCAAGGTCGACTTTGTGCTTTAGGAGTACCGGAAGCAAATACAGATGTCATCGATTTTTGTTTAATGCTTTCAAAACAATCCGGAATACCATTATTAATCATTAAAAAAGAAAATCTTTCTGCTCAATTAGAAGAATTAATCACTAAAACAAATGCTCAATTTATTTTCACCATGACATTTCCCTGGAAGATACCTGCGGAGGTTTTAAATAAATATCAGGGTAAATTCTACAATTTTCACTACGGATTATTGCCTGAAATGAGAGGCGCAGATCCTGTTTTTGAATCTATAAGAAGTGGTGCAAAAGAAACTGGGATTACCGTTCATGCCATTGAAAATAAAATTGATAAAGGGGCAATTATTCTGAAAAAGATTTTACCTCTTTCGATAAATATGACACACGGTGTACTTTGTACCAACTTGTCATGGTTGGGAGCAAATTTATTGAGTGAACTTTTAATTTTATTAAAAAATGATTCTAAAGGCACAAAACAAAACGAAGACAATGCTAAATATTTCACAAAACCTGCAGCAGCAGATGTTTGCATTTCTTGGCAAAAGTATGATGCTAAAAC
This region includes:
- a CDS encoding ABC transporter substrate-binding protein; the protein is MKIALLLPRSVIYPSMSFDMMDGFKQALKNIGLDGHHEIVSAGIGVAAKHEEIYERCEQFLLEGADIIIGYINPISAEFVHSLFESSGKTLIVLDSGYHFPAFQGRLSNAYFISLQGGLCTRVITHKAIEEGHKNFAFTCSFYDAGYRPSYIYPAAVEEKGGAIGFNHVTSLRREDFTLAPLTEYLEQQKETAVLATFCGDMADDFFRAGNDLVNNHSVYGTGFTSDEAWLSKMSYPGSDWSSAVAWSKTLMTPENETFVNIMNGIKEGKANLFSLLGWEAALFIAFENENFDGITINSPRGKVYMNPENRFTEAPVYYATVSKDETTGSCLLKDVEVASVTESERESLNNNIKYIQSIEANSWLNAYACLES
- a CDS encoding formyltransferase family protein — protein: MFRIIMTASKIVVLCNNRMAIPALQALASQGRLCALGVPEANTDVIDFCLMLSKQSGIPLLIIKKENLSAQLEELITKTNAQFIFTMTFPWKIPAEVLNKYQGKFYNFHYGLLPEMRGADPVFESIRSGAKETGITVHAIENKIDKGAIILKKILPLSINMTHGVLCTNLSWLGANLLSELLILLKNDSKGTKQNEDNAKYFTKPAAADVCISWQKYDAKTIEALSRACNPWNKGAYTQWNGWNIRVVEATVINETSHQSDIPGTILSLDEDNGLIVKCNNETQLRLDIIYTDEGFMSGHKLFAFGMKKGSRFVNL